Proteins co-encoded in one Erinaceus europaeus chromosome 2, mEriEur2.1, whole genome shotgun sequence genomic window:
- the LOC107523387 gene encoding myeloid cell surface antigen CD33-like produces the protein MLLLLLLPLMCTGSLAQDSYWLKVQESVMVQEGLCVYVPCRFAHPWILYDYRTLPHGYRFREGANIDTDTPVATNNPKHEVLKETHGHFLLLGDPKDYNCSLFIRDARKEDQGKYFYRVERGGLKYSYTRTLLNLHVTALTHTPHILVPEMLQSGCSRNLTCSVPWACERGTPPSFSWIGDAVTSQVSSSLLSSVLTLKPQPQDHGSNLTC, from the exons atgctgctgctgctactgctgccccTGATGTGCACAG gCTCCCTGGCTCAGGATTCTTATTGGCTGAAAGTACAGGAGTCGGTGATGGTGCAGGAgggcctgtgtgtgtatgtgccctGCAGATTCGCCCACCCTTGGATACTCTATGATTACCGTACCCTTCCTCACGGCTACCGGTTCAGGGAAGGAGCTAATATAGACACAGACACTCCAGTGGCCACAAACAACCCAAAGCATGAAGTGCTGAAGGAGACCCAcggccacttcctcctcctcggGGACCCCAAGGACTACAACTGCTCCCTGTTCATCAGAGACGCCAGGAAGGAGGACCAGGGGAAATACTTTTAcagggtggagagaggagggttaaAGTACAGTTACACAAGGACTCTGCTTAACCTGCATGTGAcag CCCTGACCCACACCCCTCACATCCTCGTCCCAGAAATGCTCCAGTCTGGCTGCTCCAGGAACCTGACCTGCTCTGTGCCCTGGGCCTGTGAGAGGGGGACACCCCCCAGCTTCTCCTGGATTGGGGATGCCGTCACCTCCCAGGTCTCCAGCAGCCTCTTATCCTCAGTGCTCACCCTCAAGCCACAGCCTCAGGACCATGGCTCCAACCTCACCTGCTGA